The Nitrospira tepida genome includes a window with the following:
- the atpG gene encoding ATP synthase F1 subunit gamma: MPSLQSLRRKIAAVKNTQKITKAMKMVAAAKLKRAQDRILALRPYSHKLRGVMANLSTRVNRAAHPLLQKRGEKVIEVLVVTSDRGLCGAFNANILRKSMEVLREFESRGAKVSVSIVGRKGRDFLTRRPWTIRQNWIGFLDRLTFEHGVDIGSELSDAYTKGTFDELYVVYNEFKSAIQQRVIVEKLFPISADFLFGQGDQASESQAAGGSYLYEPDEDQLLEALLPKHVQTQVYRILLESFAAFYGAQMAAMDGATRNAGELIKKVTLYYNKTRQAAITKELMDIVGGAEALK; this comes from the coding sequence ATGCCCAGTCTACAGTCACTCCGCCGCAAGATCGCGGCGGTCAAGAATACACAGAAGATCACCAAGGCCATGAAGATGGTCGCGGCCGCCAAGCTCAAGCGGGCCCAGGACCGGATCCTGGCGTTGCGTCCCTACAGCCACAAGTTGCGGGGGGTGATGGCCAATTTGAGCACGCGCGTGAATCGCGCCGCGCATCCCCTGCTGCAGAAGCGGGGAGAGAAGGTCATCGAGGTCCTGGTGGTCACGAGCGATCGCGGGCTCTGCGGGGCCTTCAACGCCAACATTCTCCGCAAGTCCATGGAGGTGTTGCGCGAGTTCGAATCCCGCGGCGCCAAGGTCAGCGTCAGCATCGTTGGCCGTAAGGGCCGCGACTTCCTCACGCGGCGTCCCTGGACGATCAGACAGAACTGGATCGGGTTCTTGGACCGCCTCACGTTTGAGCACGGGGTCGATATCGGCAGCGAGTTGTCGGACGCCTATACTAAGGGCACGTTCGACGAACTGTACGTGGTCTATAACGAGTTCAAGTCAGCGATCCAACAGCGGGTCATCGTCGAAAAGCTCTTTCCGATCTCCGCCGATTTCTTGTTCGGCCAGGGTGATCAGGCGAGCGAAAGCCAAGCCGCGGGGGGCAGCTATCTCTACGAGCCGGATGAGGACCAGTTGCTGGAGGCCCTCCTGCCCAAGCACGTTCAAACGCAGGTCTATCGTATCCTGCTGGAATCGTTTGCCGCGTTTTACGGCGCGCAGATGGCGGCGATGGACGGGGCCACGCGCAACGCCGGCGAGCTGATCAAGAAGGTGACCCTGTACTACAACAAGACCCGCCAGGCGGCGATCACGAAAGAACTGATGGACATCGTCGGCGGCGCCGAAGCGTTGAAATAG
- the atpA gene encoding F0F1 ATP synthase subunit alpha — protein MQIKAEEISSIIKEKIKGFDQAVDVSERGSVIQVGDGIAKIYGLEGAMAGEMLEFPGNVYGIALNLEEDNVGAVLMGEDTGIKEGDPVKRTGRIAEVPVGEALVGRVTNAIGQPIDGKGPIKSDKTRRIEVVAPGVVTRQSVREPLQTGLKAIDAMIPIGRGQRELIIGDRQTGKTAIAVDTIINQKGLNVFCIYVAVGQKRSTVARVVKTLEEYGAMDYTTVVSATASDAASLQFLAPYAGVAMGEYFRDSGKHALIVYDDLSKHAAAYRQLSLLLRRPPGREAYPGDVFYLHSRLLERAAKLSDKLGGGSLTALPIIETQAGDVSAYIPTNVISITDGQIYLASDLFYSGIRPAINVGLSVSRVGGSAQIKTMKQVAGTLRLDLAQYREMAAFAQFGSELDKATQAQLNRGVRMVELLKQGQYKPMAVADQVLSIFAGVNGFLDDVPVNKVRQFEEDFLAYVKQKHPQVRQDVAAKGKIDEAFGGELKKILTSFKQEYGYTTK, from the coding sequence ATGCAGATCAAAGCCGAAGAAATCAGCTCGATTATCAAGGAAAAGATCAAGGGATTCGATCAGGCCGTCGATGTGAGCGAGCGGGGCTCCGTCATCCAGGTCGGAGACGGCATCGCCAAGATCTATGGGCTTGAGGGGGCGATGGCCGGCGAAATGCTCGAATTCCCCGGCAACGTGTATGGCATCGCGCTCAACCTCGAGGAGGACAACGTCGGTGCCGTGTTGATGGGGGAAGACACGGGGATCAAGGAAGGCGATCCGGTCAAGCGAACGGGCCGCATTGCGGAAGTTCCGGTGGGAGAAGCGCTGGTCGGGCGCGTGACCAATGCCATCGGCCAGCCGATCGACGGGAAGGGGCCGATCAAATCCGATAAGACGCGCCGGATCGAGGTGGTGGCTCCCGGGGTCGTTACGAGACAGTCGGTCCGCGAGCCGCTCCAGACCGGGCTGAAGGCGATCGACGCGATGATCCCGATCGGCCGCGGCCAGCGCGAGCTGATCATCGGCGACCGGCAGACCGGCAAGACCGCCATCGCGGTCGATACCATCATCAACCAGAAGGGCCTGAACGTCTTTTGCATCTACGTGGCCGTCGGCCAGAAACGCTCCACCGTCGCCCGCGTGGTCAAGACGCTCGAAGAATACGGCGCGATGGACTACACGACCGTGGTTTCCGCCACGGCCAGCGACGCCGCCTCGCTGCAATTCCTGGCCCCCTATGCCGGAGTCGCGATGGGCGAGTATTTCCGGGATAGCGGCAAACATGCTCTGATCGTCTATGACGACCTGTCGAAACACGCCGCGGCCTATCGGCAACTGTCGTTGCTCCTGCGCCGGCCCCCCGGCCGTGAAGCCTATCCGGGCGACGTCTTCTACCTGCACTCCCGGCTGCTCGAACGGGCCGCAAAGCTGAGCGACAAGCTCGGCGGGGGCAGCCTGACGGCCTTGCCGATCATCGAGACGCAGGCGGGCGACGTCTCGGCCTATATTCCCACGAACGTCATTTCGATCACCGATGGGCAGATCTATCTGGCCAGCGACCTGTTCTATTCCGGCATCAGGCCCGCCATCAACGTCGGCCTGTCCGTGTCCCGGGTCGGCGGTTCGGCTCAGATCAAGACTATGAAGCAGGTCGCGGGGACCTTGCGCCTCGACTTGGCGCAGTATCGCGAGATGGCGGCGTTCGCGCAGTTCGGGAGCGAACTCGACAAGGCGACGCAGGCCCAGCTCAATCGCGGCGTGCGCATGGTCGAGCTGTTGAAGCAGGGCCAGTACAAACCGATGGCGGTGGCCGATCAGGTCCTCTCGATTTTTGCCGGTGTCAACGGGTTCCTGGACGACGTGCCGGTGAACAAGGTCCGGCAGTTTGAAGAGGATTTTCTTGCCTACGTGAAGCAGAAGCATCCGCAGGTTCGCCAGGACGTCGCCGCCAAGGGCAAGATCGATGAGGCCTTCGGTGGAGAACTGAAGAAGATCCTGACCTCGTTCAAGCAGGAGTACGGGTATACGACAAAGTAA
- a CDS encoding F0F1 ATP synthase subunit epsilon, with translation MAGKLLLEVVTPEKLLLSQEVDEVIAPGSEGEFGVLPGHCHFLSTLKIGELRYRSGNNTGYMSVLWGFAEVTPTKVTILAEIAEKAEEIDIERAQAGVEKAEARLKAGTISSELKEAQISLEKARLRKKIAERARRGGHA, from the coding sequence ATGGCAGGAAAGTTGTTGCTAGAAGTGGTGACGCCGGAGAAGCTCCTGTTGAGCCAGGAGGTCGATGAAGTCATTGCGCCTGGCTCGGAAGGTGAATTCGGCGTGCTGCCGGGCCATTGCCATTTTCTTTCGACACTCAAGATCGGCGAATTGCGCTACCGTTCCGGCAACAACACCGGGTACATGTCCGTCCTCTGGGGGTTTGCCGAAGTCACCCCGACCAAAGTCACCATCCTGGCGGAAATCGCCGAGAAGGCCGAAGAGATCGACATCGAACGGGCGCAGGCGGGGGTGGAAAAGGCCGAGGCCCGCTTGAAGGCCGGCACAATCTCCTCTGAACTCAAAGAAGCACAGATCAGCCTCGAAAAAGCCCGTCTGCGGAAAAAGATCGCTGAACGAGCCCGGCGCGGCGGACATGCCTAA
- the atpH gene encoding ATP synthase F1 subunit delta, translating into MKKTSVARRYAKALFELLDQSSLAQARASLTALGEALQQSTDLQHVMASPAFTLDDKVRVLTELGRRSGCPPVGQNFLSQLVKTNRVVFLPDIAEAFGAMVDQSKGTQPVEIVSARPLDPAVHEQLKTRLRTSLKREVELAVHTDPALLAGLQIKIGSTVYDSSLRNRLNSMKTLLMRE; encoded by the coding sequence GTGAAGAAGACATCGGTAGCCCGCCGCTACGCAAAAGCTCTGTTTGAACTCCTGGACCAGTCGAGCCTCGCGCAGGCGCGCGCCTCGTTGACGGCGCTCGGAGAGGCTCTCCAGCAGTCCACAGACCTTCAGCATGTCATGGCCTCCCCCGCCTTCACCCTTGACGACAAGGTGAGGGTATTGACGGAACTCGGCAGGCGGTCCGGGTGCCCGCCGGTCGGCCAGAATTTCTTGAGTCAATTGGTCAAGACCAACCGGGTGGTTTTTCTCCCGGATATCGCCGAGGCCTTCGGTGCCATGGTCGATCAGTCGAAAGGGACGCAACCGGTTGAAATCGTATCGGCCAGACCGCTGGACCCCGCGGTTCATGAGCAGCTTAAAACACGGCTTCGCACGTCGCTCAAACGCGAGGTCGAACTTGCGGTGCACACGGACCCCGCCCTACTGGCCGGGCTGCAAATTAAGATCGGCAGCACCGTGTACGACAGTTCCCTGCGGAACCGGTTGAACAGTATGAAAACATTGCTCATGCGCGAATAG
- a CDS encoding GNAT family N-acetyltransferase, which produces MQFPIEAKLKDGTSVELVLADHRDWPALAALYERIVAEGISYPHDRPLTLDQFQDYWVRGKSTVVAYERPRKDQADLLGAFYLKPNWPGRARHVANAGFIVAPEWRRRGLGWLLGAVMLDYAKSLGYRSVLFNLVFSDNHVARGLWEKLGFRVIGTIPGAVRKNDGTYQDAFIMFRSLLSDGQR; this is translated from the coding sequence ATGCAGTTCCCCATCGAAGCCAAGCTGAAGGACGGGACGTCGGTGGAGTTGGTCCTGGCCGACCATCGGGATTGGCCGGCGCTGGCCGCTCTCTATGAGCGGATCGTGGCGGAAGGCATCTCCTATCCTCACGATCGGCCGCTGACGCTGGATCAGTTTCAAGACTATTGGGTGCGAGGCAAGAGCACGGTGGTCGCCTATGAACGGCCGCGGAAGGACCAGGCCGATCTGCTCGGGGCCTTCTACCTCAAACCGAACTGGCCCGGGCGGGCGAGGCATGTGGCGAACGCGGGCTTTATCGTGGCGCCGGAGTGGCGTCGTCGTGGCTTGGGGTGGCTGCTCGGCGCGGTGATGCTCGACTATGCCAAGTCCTTGGGCTATCGCAGCGTGCTCTTCAACCTCGTGTTCTCTGACAATCACGTTGCCCGAGGCTTGTGGGAGAAGCTGGGCTTCCGCGTGATCGGAACGATCCCGGGCGCCGTGCGGAAGAACGACGGCACCTACCAGGATGCCTTCATCATGTTCCGGTCGTTGCTGTCGGATGGACAGCGTTGA
- a CDS encoding circularly permuted type 2 ATP-grasp protein — protein sequence MRFSAYDPGEFYDELYEGTGQPRPESTLLLRKFASLAEGELKKRQQAAERVILNMGMTFGVYGSDGGHEQIFPFDIVPRIVTASEWEQIESGLAQRLRALNLFIDDVYHEQRILKDGVIPSELIYTSKGFLQACMGLHPPRGIWCHIAGIDLVRIGDGRYYVLEDNMRCPSGVAYVLEARQVMKRTFPELFDAYRVRPVDGYPNQLLETLRYLSDLPDPTIVILTPGIFNSAYYEHSLLAQKMGVELVEASDLVVVDGFVHMRTTKGSQRVDVIYRRINDDYLDPLAFRRDSVLGVPGLMESYKKGRVALVNAPGTGVSDDKAIYAYVPKLINYYLAEEPILPNVPTYLCSDRRDRTYVLEHLDQLVVKATNEAGGYGMLIGPQASQHEREECARRIEADPRNYIAQPTLALSRVPTLIEDHLEGRHVDLRPYVLYGQTVYVLPGGMTRVALRKGSLVVNSSQGGGNKDTWVLS from the coding sequence ATGAGATTCTCGGCCTATGACCCGGGCGAGTTCTACGACGAGCTGTACGAGGGAACGGGCCAGCCACGGCCCGAAAGCACGCTCTTGCTGCGGAAGTTTGCGTCGCTGGCCGAAGGAGAACTCAAGAAACGCCAGCAAGCGGCCGAACGCGTCATTCTCAATATGGGCATGACCTTCGGCGTGTACGGAAGCGACGGCGGGCATGAGCAGATCTTTCCCTTCGACATCGTCCCCCGGATCGTCACGGCATCGGAGTGGGAGCAGATCGAATCCGGGCTGGCCCAACGCCTGCGCGCCCTGAATCTGTTCATCGACGATGTGTACCACGAGCAGCGCATCCTCAAGGACGGCGTCATCCCCAGCGAGCTGATTTACACCAGCAAGGGGTTTCTTCAGGCCTGCATGGGGCTTCATCCGCCCCGCGGCATCTGGTGCCACATCGCCGGCATCGACCTGGTCCGCATCGGCGACGGCCGATATTACGTCCTCGAAGACAATATGCGATGCCCGTCCGGCGTCGCCTATGTGCTCGAAGCCCGGCAGGTGATGAAACGGACGTTTCCGGAGCTGTTCGACGCCTATCGCGTGCGGCCGGTCGATGGCTATCCGAACCAGCTCCTGGAGACCCTCCGCTACTTGTCGGACCTGCCCGACCCGACGATTGTGATTCTCACGCCCGGCATCTTCAATTCCGCCTACTACGAACATTCCTTGCTCGCCCAGAAGATGGGGGTGGAACTGGTGGAAGCCAGCGACCTGGTGGTCGTGGACGGATTCGTCCACATGCGGACGACCAAGGGCTCGCAGCGCGTGGACGTGATCTACCGGCGGATCAACGACGACTACTTGGACCCGCTCGCGTTCCGCCGCGATTCCGTGCTCGGGGTCCCCGGGTTGATGGAATCCTACAAGAAGGGGCGGGTCGCCCTCGTGAACGCGCCCGGCACGGGCGTGTCCGACGACAAGGCGATCTATGCGTACGTGCCGAAGCTCATCAACTATTACCTGGCGGAGGAGCCGATCCTTCCGAACGTCCCGACCTACCTCTGCTCGGACCGGCGGGATCGGACCTATGTCCTGGAGCATTTGGATCAACTGGTCGTCAAGGCCACCAATGAAGCCGGCGGATACGGGATGCTGATCGGCCCGCAGGCCTCGCAGCACGAGCGCGAGGAATGCGCCCGGCGCATTGAGGCCGATCCCCGCAACTACATCGCCCAGCCGACGCTGGCCCTCTCTCGAGTCCCCACCTTGATCGAGGATCATTTGGAAGGACGCCACGTGGATCTGCGTCCGTATGTGCTCTATGGCCAAACGGTGTATGTGCTGCCGGGAGGCATGACGCGCGTGGCGCTGCGAAAAGGGTCGCTGGTGGTGAATTCATCCCAAGGCGGCGGGAACAAAGATACGTGGGTCCTCTCATGA
- the atpD gene encoding F0F1 ATP synthase subunit beta: MSTAGKVVQVIGPVVDAEFPPGHLPNIYNALRIEAPEDKRAGRPEIRLTLEVAQHLGENRVRGVAMTTTDGLTRGMEVKDTGAPITVPVGRETLGRLINVLGEPVDEMGPIPAKKFYPIHRPAPRLEDQETKTEVLETGIKVVDLLEPYSKGGKVGLFGGAGVGKTVIIMELINNIALHHGGYSVFAGVGERTREGNDLWHEMQESKVIDPKDFAKSKATLVYGQMNEPPGARLRVALTGLTSAEYFRDEEGQDVLLFVDNIFRFTQAGSEVSALLGRMPSAVGYQPTLATEMGALQERITSTKKGSITSVQAIYVPADDLTDPAPATAFAHLDATTVLSRQLAELGIYPAVDPLDSTSRILDPQTVGQEHYQVARGVQGVLQRYKDLQDIIAILGMDELSEDDKMVVARARKMQRFLSQPFHVAEAFTGTPGKYVKLKDTVASFKAILEGKYDHLPEQAFYMVGTIDEVVAKAEKLGYKA, encoded by the coding sequence GTGAGCACAGCCGGGAAAGTCGTTCAAGTCATCGGGCCGGTCGTCGATGCCGAGTTTCCGCCCGGACACCTGCCCAACATCTATAATGCGTTGCGGATCGAAGCCCCGGAAGACAAGCGGGCCGGGCGCCCCGAGATCAGGCTGACGCTCGAAGTCGCGCAACACCTGGGAGAAAACCGGGTCCGTGGCGTGGCGATGACCACCACGGACGGTCTCACCCGCGGGATGGAGGTCAAGGATACGGGAGCGCCCATCACCGTGCCGGTAGGTCGCGAAACTCTCGGCCGGTTAATCAACGTGTTGGGCGAGCCGGTGGATGAAATGGGGCCGATCCCGGCCAAGAAGTTCTATCCGATCCATCGCCCCGCTCCACGGCTCGAAGATCAGGAAACCAAGACCGAGGTGTTGGAGACCGGCATCAAGGTGGTCGATCTGCTGGAACCCTATTCCAAGGGCGGCAAGGTTGGGTTGTTCGGCGGCGCCGGCGTCGGCAAGACCGTCATCATCATGGAGCTGATCAACAACATCGCTCTGCACCACGGCGGCTACTCCGTGTTTGCGGGGGTCGGCGAGCGGACGCGTGAGGGCAACGACCTCTGGCACGAAATGCAGGAGTCCAAGGTCATCGATCCCAAGGATTTCGCCAAGTCGAAGGCCACGCTCGTGTACGGGCAGATGAACGAGCCGCCGGGCGCGCGGCTGCGCGTAGCCCTGACGGGCCTCACTTCGGCGGAATATTTCCGCGACGAAGAGGGCCAGGACGTGCTCCTGTTCGTGGACAACATCTTCCGGTTTACGCAGGCGGGATCCGAAGTGTCCGCCTTGTTGGGCCGCATGCCCTCCGCCGTCGGCTACCAGCCGACCTTGGCCACGGAGATGGGCGCGCTCCAGGAACGGATCACCTCGACCAAGAAGGGATCAATCACCTCGGTGCAAGCCATCTATGTGCCGGCCGATGACTTGACCGATCCGGCACCGGCCACGGCCTTCGCCCACTTGGACGCCACCACGGTGTTGTCTCGGCAACTCGCCGAGTTGGGCATCTATCCCGCCGTCGATCCCCTGGACTCCACCTCGCGGATCTTGGACCCGCAGACCGTTGGGCAGGAACACTATCAAGTGGCCCGCGGCGTGCAGGGCGTGTTGCAGCGCTATAAGGACTTACAGGACATCATCGCGATTCTCGGCATGGACGAACTGTCGGAAGACGACAAGATGGTCGTCGCGCGGGCCCGGAAGATGCAGCGGTTCCTGTCCCAGCCGTTCCACGTGGCGGAAGCCTTCACGGGCACGCCGGGGAAGTACGTGAAGCTCAAGGATACGGTGGCCAGCTTCAAGGCCATTCTCGAAGGGAAGTACGACCACCTGCCGGAACAGGCCTTCTACATGGTGGGCACGATCGACGAAGTCGTGGCGAAGGCGGAGAAGCTGGGATACAAGGCGTGA
- a CDS encoding ABC transporter ATP-binding protein: MNDIAIEAAHLTKQYHIGTSADSSGSLAERITQKAASLLRGRAESSGGASGRQPLWALKDVSFEIPRGHVFGIIGRNGSGKSTLLKILSRVTEPTSGRAVVRGRVGTLLEVGTGFHPELTGRDNIYLTGSILGMKRREIRKKFDEIVAFSGVEQFLDTPVKRYSSGMYVRLAFAVGAHLDPEILLVDEALAVGDLQFQKKCMQKMQDLGSKGQTIVLVSHDMQAMSRLCHRVLLLEKGRLVADGPAHQVVSSYLHGGFDDWSFREWPDLRTAPGDSTMRLCSIRVKNCDGELTDTIDVRESFAVEMEYEVLRPCSPVTPSVTITNEQGVDLFETFDLDPQWRGSVRPVGRFVGTAWIPGNLLTEGTFFVSPSAFCQEPFHVHFFERQAAGFTVVDPLAGDSARGDFSGQMRGLVRPLVEWTNRFEPKNSRKPVGSYR; this comes from the coding sequence GTGAACGATATCGCGATAGAGGCGGCGCACCTGACCAAGCAGTATCATATCGGAACGTCGGCCGACTCCTCCGGCTCTCTTGCGGAACGGATCACGCAGAAGGCCGCATCGCTGCTCCGCGGGCGCGCGGAATCTTCCGGCGGAGCATCCGGACGTCAACCTCTCTGGGCGCTCAAGGACGTGTCGTTTGAAATCCCGCGCGGCCACGTGTTCGGCATCATCGGCCGGAACGGGTCCGGCAAAAGCACCCTGCTGAAAATCCTGTCCAGGGTGACGGAGCCGACATCCGGACGCGCGGTCGTCCGCGGACGGGTCGGCACGCTCCTGGAGGTGGGAACGGGCTTCCATCCCGAACTGACCGGGCGGGACAACATCTATCTCACCGGCAGCATTCTCGGCATGAAGCGGCGAGAAATCCGGAAGAAATTCGACGAAATCGTCGCCTTCTCCGGCGTCGAACAGTTTCTGGATACGCCGGTCAAACGCTATTCCAGCGGCATGTATGTCCGGCTGGCCTTCGCGGTCGGGGCGCATCTGGATCCGGAAATCCTGCTCGTGGACGAGGCGTTGGCCGTGGGCGATCTCCAGTTCCAGAAGAAGTGCATGCAGAAGATGCAGGACCTCGGGTCAAAGGGACAGACCATCGTGCTCGTGTCGCACGACATGCAGGCCATGAGCCGACTCTGCCATCGGGTGCTGCTGCTGGAGAAAGGGCGGCTCGTGGCGGATGGCCCGGCGCACCAGGTCGTCTCGTCCTACCTGCACGGAGGGTTCGACGATTGGTCCTTCAGAGAGTGGCCCGACCTGCGGACCGCCCCCGGCGACAGTACCATGAGACTGTGCAGCATCCGGGTCAAGAACTGCGACGGAGAACTCACGGACACCATCGACGTGCGCGAGAGCTTTGCGGTCGAGATGGAATATGAGGTGCTGCGTCCCTGCTCGCCCGTGACGCCGAGCGTGACGATCACGAACGAACAGGGCGTCGACCTGTTCGAAACGTTCGATCTCGATCCGCAATGGCGGGGATCGGTGCGGCCCGTCGGCCGTTTTGTGGGAACCGCCTGGATTCCTGGCAACCTCCTGACGGAGGGCACCTTCTTCGTGAGCCCGAGCGCCTTCTGCCAAGAACCCTTCCACGTGCATTTTTTCGAACGGCAGGCGGCAGGATTTACCGTCGTGGATCCCCTGGCCGGCGACTCGGCGCGCGGGGATTTCAGCGGCCAGATGCGCGGGCTCGTCAGGCCGCTGGTCGAATGGACCAATCGGTTCGAACCCAAAAACTCAAGGAAGCCCGTCGGTTCCTACCGCTGA
- a CDS encoding alpha-E domain-containing protein, protein MLSRVASSIYWLNRYIERAENYARFIEVNLNLTLDLPGGTAEQWEPLVATTGDHESFTSRYGKATKETVIHFLSADAANANSILSCLAAARENARSVREIISTDMWEQVNRFHLMVRDAVAHGLSSRNLHAFLAEVKAASHLFLGITDATMSHGEGWHFARLGRLLERADKTSRILDVKYFMLLPNVAEVGTPFDIIQWSALLKSASALEMYYKRFGRISPNGVTAFLILDATFPRAIRYCLIKSEDSLHAISGSEHGAYQNQAEKRLGRLRAELDFADLEECVAGGLHEFVDRFQAHLNHVGEAIFDTFFAPRPIHSTITGAEAQ, encoded by the coding sequence ATGCTGAGCCGGGTGGCGAGTTCCATCTACTGGCTGAACCGGTATATTGAGCGGGCGGAGAACTATGCCCGTTTCATCGAGGTCAACCTCAATCTGACCCTCGACCTTCCCGGAGGCACGGCCGAGCAGTGGGAGCCTTTGGTGGCGACCACGGGCGATCACGAGAGTTTTACGAGCCGCTATGGAAAGGCCACGAAGGAGACCGTGATCCACTTTCTGTCGGCGGACGCCGCGAACGCCAATTCCATTTTGTCCTGCCTGGCGGCCGCCCGGGAAAATGCGCGGTCCGTCCGCGAGATCATCTCCACCGACATGTGGGAGCAGGTCAACCGCTTCCACTTGATGGTCCGAGACGCCGTGGCTCATGGACTGTCCAGCCGAAATCTGCACGCCTTTTTGGCGGAGGTCAAGGCCGCCAGCCACCTCTTCCTGGGGATCACCGACGCCACCATGTCGCACGGGGAAGGCTGGCATTTTGCCCGGCTCGGCCGCCTCCTGGAGCGGGCGGACAAGACGTCCCGTATTTTGGACGTCAAGTACTTCATGCTGCTGCCGAACGTGGCCGAGGTCGGCACGCCGTTCGACATCATCCAGTGGTCCGCGCTGTTGAAGTCGGCCAGCGCGCTTGAAATGTATTACAAACGGTTCGGCCGCATCTCGCCGAACGGCGTCACCGCGTTCCTGATCCTCGATGCCACCTTTCCCAGGGCAATCCGGTACTGTCTCATCAAGAGCGAGGATTCGCTGCACGCCATCTCCGGCTCCGAGCACGGAGCCTACCAGAACCAGGCCGAGAAACGACTGGGGCGGCTTCGCGCGGAGTTGGACTTCGCCGATCTCGAGGAATGCGTCGCCGGCGGCCTGCATGAATTCGTGGACCGGTTTCAAGCGCACCTCAATCACGTCGGGGAGGCCATTTTTGATACGTTCTTTGCCCCCCGTCCGATCCACAGTACAATCACGGGAGCGGAGGCACAATGA